A portion of the Micromonospora tarapacensis genome contains these proteins:
- a CDS encoding alpha/beta hydrolase, producing the protein MSQHGAAGQRVRLVRDWEWARPVRPVRREVLSATPELEEGRPPLLFVPGFGHGAWAYAEHWLGHAAARGFGAHAVSLRGHGGSGPAPEATLRAYAHDVVQVAAGLPRRAVLVGHGAGALVVAHALARYPARAAVLVAPVLGGWATFGAAVRRNPLGTLPALFGGGLRLSRRQLFSRELPDADARRYAARLGRAARRAQWQLLAGADPEPAVGGPPVLVLGSPDDRVVPASVLTRAARRYGSAPLLFPGMGHDLMLDARWREPIDAILDWLVKEPTRDDRS; encoded by the coding sequence GTGAGCCAGCATGGTGCGGCCGGTCAGCGGGTCCGGCTCGTGCGGGACTGGGAGTGGGCTCGGCCGGTCCGCCCGGTCCGGCGCGAGGTGCTCAGCGCCACGCCCGAGCTGGAGGAGGGACGGCCGCCGCTGCTGTTCGTGCCCGGCTTCGGGCACGGCGCCTGGGCGTACGCCGAGCACTGGCTCGGGCACGCCGCCGCCCGCGGCTTCGGCGCGCACGCGGTGAGCCTGCGCGGGCACGGTGGCAGCGGCCCGGCGCCGGAGGCGACGCTGCGGGCGTACGCCCACGACGTGGTCCAGGTGGCGGCGGGGCTGCCGCGCCGGGCGGTGCTGGTGGGGCACGGCGCCGGAGCCCTGGTGGTCGCGCACGCCTTGGCCCGCTATCCGGCCCGGGCGGCGGTGCTGGTGGCGCCGGTGCTCGGCGGCTGGGCGACGTTCGGCGCCGCGGTGCGCCGCAACCCGCTCGGCACCCTGCCGGCGCTGTTCGGCGGCGGCCTGCGGCTGAGCCGCCGGCAGCTGTTCAGCCGCGAGTTGCCCGACGCCGACGCCCGGCGCTACGCCGCCCGGCTGGGCCGGGCCGCCCGGCGTGCCCAGTGGCAGCTGCTTGCCGGCGCCGACCCGGAGCCGGCGGTCGGCGGCCCGCCGGTGCTGGTGCTGGGCAGCCCGGACGACCGGGTGGTGCCCGCCTCGGTGCTGACCCGCGCGGCCCGGCGGTACGGGTCGGCTCCGCTGCTCTTCCCCGGCATGGGACACGACCTGATGCTCGACGCCCGGTGGCGGGAGCCGATCGACGCGATCCTCGACTGGCTGGTCAAGGAACCGACCCGCGACGACCGGTCCTGA
- a CDS encoding flavin-containing monooxygenase, with protein MPTPTAHGRPDPETTTLARSRDGRPVADRGDTVCVIGAGASGLTAVKNLAEHGFGVDCYERETGVGGAWNWRHDRSPVYASTHLVSSRPFTQFPDFPMPDDWPDFPHHSQLLAYFERYADHFDLRRYVWFGTEVVRVEPAEDDRWDVTTRSTGGYGPERTSRYAAVLIANGHNWSPKLPRYEGLEQFRGEVMHASSYKDPAQLRGKRVLVVGAGNTGCDIAVEAAQQASRCWHSTRRGYWYAPKYVFGRPVDQVNDTLLALRVPLRVRQWFYHRTLRLTVGDLARFGLPKPDHRVYETHPIANSQLVYHVGHGTISPVPDVARFHPHSVELTDGRQIDPELVVFATGYLPRFEFLDAKILGDDEGVGRPRLWLNAFVPDHPTLAVAGLVQPDSGLFTLSHWQAVLFARLLRLRTTRPERAAAFAARVRSGAGERYSGPVKDSSRHWFEVGHADYLRALERALRDLEGK; from the coding sequence GTGCCCACCCCCACCGCGCACGGCCGGCCTGATCCGGAGACGACCACGCTCGCCCGCAGCCGCGACGGCCGCCCGGTCGCCGACCGGGGCGACACCGTCTGTGTCATCGGCGCCGGTGCCAGCGGCCTGACCGCCGTGAAGAACCTCGCCGAGCATGGCTTCGGGGTCGACTGCTACGAGCGCGAGACCGGCGTCGGCGGTGCCTGGAACTGGCGACACGACCGCAGCCCGGTGTACGCCAGTACCCACCTGGTCTCGTCGCGGCCGTTCACCCAGTTCCCCGACTTCCCGATGCCCGACGACTGGCCGGACTTCCCGCATCACAGCCAGTTGCTGGCCTACTTCGAGCGCTACGCGGACCACTTCGACCTGCGGCGGTACGTCTGGTTCGGCACCGAGGTGGTGCGCGTCGAGCCGGCCGAGGACGACCGTTGGGACGTCACCACCCGCAGCACCGGCGGCTACGGGCCCGAACGCACCTCCCGCTACGCCGCCGTGCTGATCGCCAACGGGCACAACTGGTCACCCAAGCTGCCCCGGTACGAAGGGCTGGAGCAGTTCCGGGGGGAGGTCATGCACGCCTCCTCCTACAAGGACCCGGCGCAGTTGCGCGGCAAGCGGGTGCTGGTGGTGGGCGCCGGCAACACCGGCTGCGACATCGCGGTGGAGGCCGCCCAGCAGGCGTCGCGTTGCTGGCACTCGACCCGGCGGGGCTACTGGTACGCCCCGAAGTACGTCTTCGGCCGCCCGGTCGACCAGGTCAACGACACCCTGCTGGCGCTGCGGGTGCCGCTGCGCGTGCGGCAGTGGTTCTACCACCGGACGTTGCGGCTGACCGTCGGCGACCTGGCCCGCTTCGGCCTGCCGAAGCCGGACCACCGGGTGTACGAGACCCACCCGATCGCCAACAGCCAGCTCGTCTACCACGTCGGGCACGGCACGATCAGCCCGGTGCCGGACGTGGCGCGGTTCCACCCGCACTCGGTGGAGCTGACCGACGGCCGGCAGATCGACCCGGAGCTGGTCGTCTTCGCCACCGGTTACCTGCCGCGCTTCGAGTTCCTCGACGCGAAGATCCTCGGCGACGACGAGGGTGTGGGCCGGCCCCGGTTGTGGCTCAACGCCTTCGTGCCGGACCATCCGACCCTCGCGGTGGCGGGCCTGGTCCAGCCGGACTCCGGCCTGTTCACCCTGTCGCACTGGCAGGCCGTGCTGTTCGCCCGGCTGCTGCGGCTGCGCACCACCCGGCCGGAGCGGGCCGCGGCCTTCGCCGCCCGGGTCCGCTCCGGTGCCGGCGAACGCTACTCCGGGCCGGTCAAGGACTCGTCCCGGCACTGGTTCGAGGTCGGCCACGCCGACTACCTGCGCGCGCTGGAGCGCGCCCTGCGTGACCTGGAGGGCAAGTGA